ATAGTTGGTTGCCATATGGTTATCCGCACAATAGATACAAGCTTTAAACAAATCTTGTTAACaaatattattttctaAATAGATGATCAGTACTATGGACAGCTTAATATCTTACTTTACGATTAAGTACTTATTCTTGTTTCGACTTCCcagaaaactcaaaatataaaatattaAAGTTAtaaaattacaaaatattatatataaaaCTTCAGTACTATATAAAGGTACAATTAAAGTACATTTAAAACTTCCCAATCATGTCATTTGCCCGGGTTTGTGCTAAACCTAAGGCATGTCTGATCATATCACTCGTAAACGGGCTTCCATTCCCCCTCTCAATAGTAACGCTCACAAATTCGCCCTTTCCGTTACTCAATGCAGTGATTCTTTTTGATATATCGTTTTCGGCATCTCCTTCAAGGTCGGCCAATAATATTGAGTTACTCTCCATCTCACCACCGTGcatttcctcatcttctCCTGCACCTCCATCGTTAGCATCGTACATATCAGCAATACCAAAGGTACTCGCCCAGCAAATTCTATCTTCTCTTAATTTCAAATCCCTATATTCCGTTGGATCACATACCaaatcaaaactttgaatattaaCATTTGCATTTCTTTTACCTCCCCGGGTCCTCATAATACTCTCTCTTTCATTGAGATACACGTTTGGAAGCTTGGTGTCCCTTAGTGCCTTCACTAGTGCAGCATAACATTGATCAAATAAGGGGCCCGTTTTACCAAAGACTTCCAATCTGGCATACAATACAAAACTGaactttttcttgattgcACCAACTTCATCGCCGGTGATTATCACAACTTCCCCTTTTTCATCCATACTTTGTAGTCCAACATTGACCCTTAATTCTTCTCTACTTATCAATCCAGAATGCAAAACACTTGCATATAACTGTTCACCTAAACCAATTTCCTCAGGACCTGGCGGTGCATTAGATCCTCTGGCAATTTCGACCACGGGATAAACTGCACCATTCTCATTCAACAAATCGCCACCTAGCAACTCAATCTCTTCCTCATTGCCTCTTTCTTCATCGACAATGATGTCTGCATCCAACCTCATTCTATAATCATTAATGGCTTCAAAATCGTCTTCAACTACACCTGCGCTAATGGTACAGATAATAGATGTTCCTCCACATTTGACGCTCGATGATCCTATAACACTAGTCGAATCGTTTGCCCTATCTTCAGTATTATACCTCGATATACCGGCCTTTGAGATAACTACTGGCTTaaactcttcaaattctCGTAATGATGGTCTATATCCTGCTGAAATATACTTTTGCAAGGTAATATCCGGAGCAATTAATGCTAATTCGGATGGTGAAAACACTGTGTTTTTGAGTACTACGCTTGTCTCCATATCTGGTATTTCTTAGCGTAATTTTATCACTATATATTTCTTATGGAATTGTTGATAGAATAAAAGCATCtacaaaaatgaaagaaaaaaaaaacgaataaaaaaggaaaaactaTATTGcgaaatcaatttttttgtgtGCACAAACATGTACAATGcaaaattattttcatACTCTACAAGAAGCTATTATAAAATGGGTACTTTAATCAATCTTGTCTCCATCAAAGACATATGGAATGGGTTTAGTATATGAATTAACACCCATACCTTCGCCGTTATTATTATCTCTATCATCCCTAATATTCTCAATTCTTGGGCTACTACAGAAAACACTTTGAACTTCTTTATTATCTTTAATCTTACGTCTCTTATTCCCATCATCTACGTCAAGGTGATTCTCAGTTATTTCTTCAGTCCTATTCAGAGGAGCTTCATCGCTAGACTCGGAATCTATGGTATTGCCTGAATTGTTTTTCCTCAGAAGCTTCTCTTTAAGCTTCTTACTTAcctcttctcttttctttctgaCTTCACTTGCCatattctcaaaaaaatcaccACCCAATGGTGTTTCAGTTCTTCTACGGTAAAAAAGTAGATATGCACTCCCTTTAATAGCTTCACTTGGATCATCAACTGGTGAGACCCTAGAATCGTCAAAATAATACCATTTACCGTCAACAAAATTTTTGACATAAGACGTGTAGTGACCACCACCAAGCCCTCCAAAATGATTATCAACTGCAAATAAATCGTAGATCAACCCTTTATCCCTGCCAGATACATGAAATGTTAAATCTAGACCCTCAATAGGGAATTCAACCGTAGTATCGACTTTGTCACTGAAGCTCCTATAACTCTTGAATCTCTTTAAATGTATAGTTAGAATATCAGGAACAGACCATAATTCAATCTTCTTAGTCGCTTGTCTATGTTCTTTACACGCTGGGCAGTACCATAAATCATTCGAACCTAACACTTCAGGCTTTGAAAATAGCTCGAGGCAGTCATATAGCGTCAATGGTTTCATAGAAGTATTTTCTATTGACTCGTTTTCCTCCCCTAAATCTTTACCAATGCCAAATTCCAGATCCACCCATGTATTGTTATATGCAAAGCAAGCGTTGTAGTTATCCTCTTCAAATTCGTTGATTATAGCTACGTAAGGCTTGATGATTTCCTTTCTTAGCTCCTTTGAGTAACTCGTAACACCAATGTTAGaattcttgtttgaaaGCAGAGAAATTGATACAGCCGATGACGGTACTCGTGAAGACAATgaaggtgatgatgatgatgatgatgatgatgaggtAGTATAAGAGGATGCAGAAGAGGAATCAGAGGACCTAGAAGATGGTGATAAGCTAGGTGAACCGTACCTAGAGACTTCTGACATTGTATCTGAATGTTCATTGGCTGTGATATATTCGGCTGATTCGGGTGTCGTGTCCACCTCAGAACTACCATTTGATCCTGATGTGGTGCCGATGAAACGACAACTTTTCTCTAAACCAGATTCCCCCATGACTTCACCATGAGGTTTTGGCGCTTCATCAACATAACCGTCCTTATCTAATTTATCAGTAAACTTTTCATCCACTCTTTGATTACATTTTATACCTTCCATGTCTTGGCCTTTATATAGGTATAATTGTCGTTTCAATCTTGGAAGTTCATCTAGTAAATTTGGAAGATCATTCTTCCAAATATATTTGGCAACTGTTGGTAAAAAGAAGGGAGATGTGATTTCACGAGATCCAACTGAATCGTTGCCATTTGTCGGATCAAGAATTTTTGTAACAAACAGTTCATCTGTAGATGACAAGGGTGAGGCATAGGAAATCATAGAAGCGACatcgtcttcttcaactaATCCTCTTTCAACTTGTTCAACAAATGATCGATAGTGAAGTGTATCTTTTGAATCACCATCACACTTCATGAATCCTTCAGTATCTTTGAAATCGGAAAACGTGTATTTTCCATATTCTGTATCAGCATGATTTTTaaaaacttcatttttgCTCAATTGTGAATATTTCGCATTTAGTTTCTGCTGAATTTTTCCATATGACAATCTATCTTCGTCAGTTAGCGATATTATAAATGGAAGAGCAAAGTTATTTTTATAGTGGTTACCTTTAGGTACACTATAAACAGGAAATAGCATTGATGTTTCGTTTTCCCGAGGAACTTCATAAAACCAGATATCCTCATCAGCAGGAATTAAGTCAGAAATAGCTGTCTTCTCCGAGTCAAATTTAGGATCCTCAAAAACAGTAGTGATTGCATATCGGTATACAATAACACCAATTAAATCATTTGGATTTATCCCTGTATGCTCTCCAATATATTTCTTAAAGTCCCCATAAGACATATCCGTTTGGACTTTGGCCTTTACAGTAAAAGGTAAACCTTTATTAGGTAATATGCTCAACTTACTAGACCATGTTTTGTTGTTAGGTAAAGGTAATGTCAGGTCATTATAGGGATCAAAAGTGATGCTAATTTTATTGCATTCCGGACAAGTCAACGTAGATTTGTATAAGGCAACGAATAAGTCAACAATAACAGAATTATTTCTCAACTTGTGGGCGTCCCAACATTTTTTGGCTAAGGCCATAATTGCCTCGTCATGTTGAGTTTCACCTTCTGCTAATTCGGGCCTTTCGACGTATGGCTTTGTTATAACCCTGTTTAAGTCTTCATGTAGGCCATCTAATAAATAAGCAATAAATTCCTGTGAATCCTGTTGGTGGTAGCCagaaaacattgaattGAAGTGACCAATTGTATATTTGAAGTCACGAGGAGCATATGAAGTTTGTGTTCCTATGTATTTTTTATCGAACATTGACGTTATAAGTGCACCAAAAGATTGAGCAACTTCACCACCATTCCCTAATGGGTTAGTTCTATTAAGCTCCCCTTCAAAATAACGATATAGAAAATATGAATTCAATTCAGGAATATGCATCAAACACTGCAATGCTGAGTTCATAAAACAGGTATTTCCTAAATTATTCAATCCAACCAAGCCAGAGCTCAAAATAACGTCAGACccaaaatcaagaaaaaacatTCCATCATTTTGTCTAACTTCCAGCATGATGTGACCTGAGGTGAAATTTTTTAGAGTTTGAACTCTATTTTCCTTGAGTtcaactatttttttttgttttatattcttcaatgttGCCGGAAGTATTACGGTTGGCAAGTTTGGGGATTCAAGTTCAATTTTCCATAGTCTAATATTCCCCAGGTCGGTATTGTTTAGGTCAAAAACCGACAAAACCCTTTGGTACAGGTCCTCTAAACTGTTAAAGGTGGAGATGTTTAGTTCGCTCTGGCTATTTTTATTATAAATGAACTTGTTAACTTGCGATGCATTGTTGCTGAATATATGGGGCATAATTGTAAGTGGATTGAGATCAAGTATGAGTTTTTGGTCAGTAAGGGAATATACGGTTTCACGCTGAATAATTTGATGGTCTGTTTCAATACCAAAAGTGTCGTGTAGAAACTTAAATTGCTCAAAAGAGATAAAACTAAGATCTAAATTGTCTAGGCACGTTCCAATAGGAATCGTTCTGAGTGGGCCTATCATGGCAAATGTGAAAGTATTCCGATCGTACTCTCTGGTCATaaaactttgaaaccaGTTTGGCTCGATATAAAAGTAATTAATACCTGCTTGTGGTGGTGGTGGGGGAATCGACATATACCGTTTACGTATCTCTAGCAAACTTTGGTATGGTGTCAGTACCTctgatttttgattttcagaGTCTTCAAAAGATGTATCAATCAAACTTTCACTTGGCAAAGTAACAGTGGCATCAAGCTCTGGATCAGATATCCCTGCCTCTCCATCTTGATTGAGAATACTTTCGGAGGAAGGTAAATTATTGTGTGCACATAATTGCAAGTGAGAAAACATATCATTATTCTCGCTCATGTTTGTCCTTGTAGTAGTTATATTCACATTTCCAGGTATCATAGCCAGTGACTCATTGGAGCTTTTAGTAGGGTCTTGTGACTTGGAAGGAATATTCTCAGACACATTTTGTGAAATATTCAGATCCACGTCTTTCAATTTTCCTATAGAATCCAAGCCCTGTGTCATTTAGGCCAAGCACTATGATTTAGAGGTGAGATAgtgaaaaaacaaatatcTCTTACTTTACCTGAAATACTGAGCTCAGATTAAAGGGAAAAACATGTTGACAAGGAAAACGATTTCGCCTGTGCGAGGAggttcaatttttcattgttcTCCAATCAATTTGTAAGCGGATGCCAGTTTAAATTTGGTGCATGTCTAGATACGCCTTCTAACTAACAGCAAGGTCTTGATGAGAACCCATAGCCTAATAACTAATTTGTATATCGGGGGACACACATTTTATGTAACGGTTTGTCGAAACCATcaagtcttcaaaatatttgatgGTTATTATATACGAAATACGTATTTTGGGAAAACCATCACAAATCTTTAATCTTGTTTATCTGTTGAGGTGTATGAATGCTAATTTGTTGAACAGTATTCACAATTCTGTATATGACACCGTAATTTAGTGTTTGCAATTTGCAATTTGAGGTATAAACTAGGAATACTCTCAAGAGCGGACCATTATTTGACATTTTGGTTTAGCGGCCTTCAGCTTCTTTTTGCTCAACCATTTTGCGTGGCAAAACCGAACAAGCAAGATATTTCCCAGTCATGAATGAAAGAGAATTAGTGAACGAATTCCTTTGTCTGTTggatttcaaagaaagaaatgttCAGAGTGATGAATTTACTTCAATGGTATGCAAATGGGATGTTTTTTCCGATTATGATGAAACCAAGACTTTGGATGATATAGTTAAATATGACAACCGTATCTGGGAATGTGGGGAAATTCGGTACATGTTGTTTTATGATGATAACTATGTTAAAAAAGGAATGCTTAAGTTAATTAGTTTATTCCAGGATGAGGCATTTCTAAATAAGAACATCCTTTTTAAGAGGAAAATGCTCATGATAATATTTCAGTTAGTAAGAGCTTCCGTTATTAATAAGGTTAGGGTGTATTCCTCTCAATTGGTTGACGCTATTCTTggaaatattgaaaagaaacatgATGAGATAATCTACAAAATTAGCTGTTGCTTGATGTTGGAATTTGTGGAACTTGGGTATGATTCTGTTCAATTTAAAAGATTCCAATCGGTTATTCAAAGTGACGAAGAAATAATGAGAAAGTTACAAAACATCTTCACCGACGGCAATTATCTTTACAATTCTCTGGTTTTTGATTCATTCAATCAGGAATTAATCATGAGAGGACTCACATTGAAGAGTACTACATCATCTTTCATGGTTTCCTGCTGGGTAAGACTTTCAAGTTTATGTTGGTATAAACCCGGTGACCAGGACCATGAAGGGTACAGAATTTTTGAACTATTACATCCCAATGGTTCTCTGTTTGTTTCTTACACAATTGATAATGGAGAGTTGATTCTAAAAACTTCTACAGAGGAACATTCGTTTGagtgttttcaatttcaactaGACAAACTTTATAATATCTCAATTGCACACGTTTGTGAAGGAAAGAAGATGACAAGGAttgatgttttccttgatgGTAATTTGATTCAACCCAAAGTCGTACAGAACATATTTAACCAAGCTATTTCAGGGTCATTTTTTCTGCCTTCAAACTTGagtttggatttgattgtATCTGGGCCTCCGCACAGTCATCAAGTGATGgaaatttccaatatttATGTTGTTGAGTCGGATAAATATCGTGATTGGGTCACCTGTTTTTACGCATTGGGTCCCAATTATTCTGGATCTTTCGCCGATTCAGACGTCTCACGGTTTGTTAACTCTAATACATTATGCCAAAGTGAACGCAATATTCCTACAAACCCCGAAACGTCATTGTATAACATATCGAGGCTAGATTCTAAAGAGTTAACTCTTGTATTTAACTCTGCCTCCACATCCAACTCAGAGATTGTGTATTACGTCAAGGTTGAGGGGAAACTGAAACAGCTTTGTTTTAAAAATGATGCAgtttttatcaaaaggGGCAAATCAATATTGAATTCATTAGACGCCTGTGGGGGGTATATATGGTGTTTGACTTTGGTTGCAAATGCGAGTACCGCAGCCTGTTTGATACAAGCCTTAGAGTTTCTATTTGAGTTGCTCAGCTATtataaatattttgaaaccCGATTTACCAGAAGTTGTGGCTATGAGATTCTGGCCGTCCttttaaaatcaaagagaaaattctTGAATACTAACATTCTTGAATTGGTCCTAAAATACACGGGCTACAATGATTCAAACCCAGATCAGTCATATATCAGACACACTGTTGCATATAAAACCCTTATCTTAGATTTCGATATATGGCAGTCGACTTCAAATATTCAGAATGATAATATGAATCAGTTCTTGTTATATCAAATTAGTGTATTCTCTCAGGAAAGTCAATACTCGGCTtataatagaaacaaattaaaggaaatgaaGACTGCAAAAAAGGTACTtctaaatttgaaaaagggAACATTTGGTCAAATACTACTGGATACTATTTCAAATACCCTAATGATTGAAGCTAAATACAATcattcaaatgaatttgTGAGGTTACTATTGGAGCATGTTATATATTCCTTAAATAGGGAGCAATCAAGTAAATACCAATTTGAACTAGGGGGTGCTGTCATTCTGAAGATTGTGAAGTCACTAATTGAgagcaacaacaagatTAACGGGGCTCTCAGCACgaaatttttgtttactGCATTACAAGGGCCCAGTGATATGCGAGAGATTGCACTGGATATTCTTCTTAATTATATCACctcaaatgtttcaatatatttggCGTTTGTAAAGCAAGGGGGGTTTTACATTACACTATACTCTCTCAGAAATGATTTTGCAAATTACAAAATTCTGAACAAGTTATATGGAGCTACATTTGGTTTAgattttttggaaaacgAAATCTACACTTTAAGTGAACTAGCTGCTCGCACGCACACCAAAGAGGTGAGATCCGTCAAAAACACATATTATTTTACGTTGCTAACCAACTTGATGCGCTTTGGagcaaattcaatgatttctGAGGATGTTATCCGAGATTATGTAAATAtgctttttattttaaagaaaaatgatgaatttaCAGCTAAGTTTCTCATGAATACGGAGCTAATCAATTCCATCTTATTTGTTGCcacaactttgaaaaagaatgaaTCGTCCTTacttgaaaagtttttggaGTTTTTAACCAGGTTGCTTATTGACGAATTATACACAGATAATGAACAGACACTTATaatgatggaaaaaatGTATCATGATAGTCCAAATGAATTCAGTCTGATCATGATTCCCTTGATTCTACgtaaaatgaaaacatttgaaCACCTGATGAACTTGTTATTTGCCAATTTAAACAAAGCAACTCGGCTAGCCAAACTTTTGATCAAATATTTACAGAATAAgattgatgttgaaattgataagTTGGAATATTTACAAAGCATGGAGAACGTCGTTTTGGTTATCCCAAGATTAACACAAGCTTCGGAATCTTTTTCTGCCTTAATTCCTATTGCACAAATACTAACAAAAGAATATGTTAAGTCGTATCTTCTGATGTTCAGGTattatttagaaaatttGGGAAACTTGAATAAGGACCATCAATcagaaattttgaaaatttttggAAGGATGTTTATGTCAAATCCAGAAATCTTATTAAAGAACTTAGACTCCAAGGGGTTTTGTTTGCTGATTGCCTGCTTTATGAAATTATTAAAACTAAACACTTCATTAGCAGCTAACTGCATTCGTATAATGCTTTTGGAAGTCCATCCAACGGAACTTCTCAAAACTCTTGATGTTGATCCTGAATATGATGGAACCCTTTATGATTTATTTTGCTGCGTCGTTAACATAGACGATACAGAAGTTTTCCAGAAGTTTTCTGATGAAACAGTCCATAGgttctttgaaaaagtgTACGAGAATGAATTTGGAACTATGGGGTGGGATAATTTTACCAAACGAAAAACcagttttgaagaatatgtAGATTcgagattgaaaatggagaaatcagccaaatttattgaaaacaacatTGAACTTTACAGTAaattgatttatcaaaaagaatccaaaataGTCAACTCATTTATTCAGGATGATATTGACGATTTCAGCTACTATATGAATATGTTTGTCAACTTGATGGCCAATATTTCCAGTACTGACATGCAAAAGCATAAAGCCTTGAGCTTCATCGAGGGAAAGAATAGAAAAAGGAataaagttgttgatgttttatcaaatgatAACTATGCTATATTTGATATTACTGATATACAAAAAACGACCAGCAGTACAGAAAACTTCTCGATTTTAAATGATGATCTTGAGgattttaattttgttgattccaTCATCGTTActaatgatgattttgatgaaaatagaaCCAGAAGAGTCGTTAGAAACTTATTTGTCAATGATCGTGTTAGTGATATATACAATGTGACACAAATTGTAGGGCTGGATCCTATTGAGTCTATTCTTGTTTTGGGTTCTACGCATATCTATATTGTGGAGGGATATTTTTATAGCaaaaatggtgaaataTGCTGTGATTATGAAGCACCAGAGGAAGAAAGAGATGAGATTGTCAAGATATTGAGAACTGTCAGCTTAAAGGACAATGTTGATACTAATAAGTCTTTAAAACATCTACGAATTCACAAGTCAAGGAGTTGGCCATTATCTACATTAGTGGCTGTTTCTAAAAGGAAATTTTTATTGAGAGATGTttcatttgaattattttttaaagatGGACTTTCAATATTACTATCGTGTGGCGACACGAGTAAGAGAGAAAAATTATTTAATAAGCTATCAAGGATTGTTGGTGGTAAGTTAATCGATAAGAGTTTTGAGGAGGCGTTGAAGCTTTCATcacaacaaaaaatcaaatctaTCACgaacaaagaaaacctTTCCAGTTTCATGGAATCATTAGCCGTTTCCGATGTTTCCAAAAGTGAAATCACtaaaaaatggagaaatagagaaatatcgaattttcaatatttaaTCCTACTTAATACAATATCGGGGAGAACATTCAATGATCTCACACAATATCCGGTTTTCCCCTTTGTTTTGTCCGATTATTCGTCCTCGACTATTGATCTAAGCGATCCTTCCGTTTATAGGGATTTTTCCAAGCCTATGGGTGCACAATCACCAGGTAGGGAACAACAGTTTAGGGATAGATTTGAAGCAACCCAGGAAATGTCACAAGACACTCCTCCATTCCATTATGGTACTCACTATTCTTCCGCCATGATAGTTACCTCATATATGATACGGATGCATCCATTTACAGattcttttttgaaacttcaaGGCGGTAAATTTGACCATCCAGCCAGGTTATTCCACTCGATCAATAAATTGTGGACTAGTGCTTCAAGTGATAACACTACTGATGTCAGAGAATTGATACCGGAATTTTACTATTTCCCCGAATTtttaacaaattcaaacaagTTCAAATTTGGCAATTTACAAGACGGGACTCCTGtagatgatgttgaattaCCACCTTGGAGTGATGGTGACCCGATAAAGTTTGTACGTATAATGCGAGAGGCACTGGAGAGCGATTACGCTAGTGAGCATTTGCCCGAATGGATTGATCTAGTGTTTGGATACAAGCAGCAAGGACCAGAGGCTATAAATGCTACCAATGTTTTCCATTATTTGAGTTATCCAGGAAGTGTTGATTTGACGAAAGTGATGGACGAACATGAGCGTGCAGTGATGATTTCCATTATACATAATTTTGGACAAACGCCAGTGCAAATTTTTAGGAAAAAGCATCCATTAAGAAATAAAGAAGTAAAGCTGGGAAGCAATTTGAAGTATAATTTTCAGGTTGGTTTTAAGAATGTCAGGACCAATGTTGAGAAGAATACTTATAAGGTTGAGAAGTTCGAGCTCGACGAAGAGAATAGTGTGTGGTTTGGAGTGCCACCAAATACGTGGGTTTATAAAAATCTAAAAATCGAAAAGGTTGGGATTAATTCTCTGTTGATCAACGGTAACATCTTTGAAGAGCTTGTCAAGGACGGTGAAATAACCTCAGTCTGCATACTCTCTGCATCGAGATTCAGTATTGGGTGTAATAATGGACTTATTAGGATACTTGAGTTAACAAACGATCCATACAAGTACGTGCTGAACTCACAGAGAGGTCTAATCAAATTAGAGCAGAATAAGGGGAAACCACGAGCTAAGTATGTGTTACTGGAATTGGAAGATTTCTACGGTGGACATTATGGAAATGTCATCAAACAGAAATTCCTCAAGAATGACCAAGTTCTAATAACTTTGGAGCGTGCGGGAGACCATTTAAGCGTTTGGAACACAGGCCGTGGGATTCATTTGATGTGTCAGTTGAACTCGTCGGACGAGAGTATCATTGACTTTGATGTTTATGAAGATGATAGTTTGGTTGTTGGGTTGACTGGGGAGCACTTGTACATCTGGAGATATAATGGCGAACTCATCCGTCAAATATCGATTGATATAAACCCTTCTAACCGGCATTGGGTCCGAATTTGTGAGAACCATAGTGGAAACGATTTTATGAGGGGGCTACTACTGTTGGTTGATGATGGGGTATATTATTTAGATGAGGCTTTCGAGCTAGAAAGAATTGCGGCTTTGCCGGTTGGTGAACATGTAGGGGACGTACGTTTTGGGTTTTCCTTCGAGAGAGGGTTTCGGGTGGTGTATTGTGTTGGaaatgaaatcatcatGGTGGAGTAGGTTATGTGTGATTTCAGTTTTATAATTCTGTAAAGGAGTGTATAAAAGTTTGTTATATAATAAGACTcagttttgaagaaaataaggGTGTTAAATGTTAGCAGAAT
The Pichia kudriavzevii chromosome 2, complete sequence DNA segment above includes these coding regions:
- a CDS encoding uncharacterized protein (PKUD0B09620; similar to Saccharomyces cerevisiae YCR035C (RRP43); ancestral locus Anc_1.139); this translates as METSVVLKNTVFSPSELALIAPDITLQKYISAGYRPSLREFEEFKPVVISKAGISRYNTEDRANDSTSVIGSSSVKCGGTSIICTISAGVVEDDFEAINDYRMRLDADIIVDEERGNEEEIELLGGDLLNENGAVYPVVEIARGSNAPPGPEEIGLGEQLYASVLHSGLISREELRVNVGLQSMDEKGEVVIITGDEVGAIKKKFSFVLYARLEVFGKTGPLFDQCYAALVKALRDTKLPNVYLNERESIMRTRGGKRNANVNIQSFDLVCDPTEYRDLKLREDRICWASTFGIADMYDANDGGAGEDEEMHGGEMESNSILLADLEGDAENDISKRITALSNGKGEFVSVTIERGNGSPFTSDMIRHALGLAQTRANDMIGKF
- a CDS encoding uncharacterized protein (PKUD0B09630; similar to Saccharomyces cerevisiae YJL197W (UBP12); ancestral locus Anc_1.137), which translates into the protein MTQGLDSIGKLKDVDLNISQNVSENIPSKSQDPTKSSNESLAMIPGNVNITTTRTNMSENNDMFSHLQLCAHNNLPSSESILNQDGEAGISDPELDATVTLPSESLIDTSFEDSENQKSEVLTPYQSLLEIRKRYMSIPPPPPQAGINYFYIEPNWFQSFMTREYDRNTFTFAMIGPLRTIPIGTCLDNLDLSFISFEQFKFLHDTFGIETDHQIIQRETVYSLTDQKLILDLNPLTIMPHIFSNNASQVNKFIYNKNSQSELNISTFNSLEDLYQRVLSVFDLNNTDLGNIRLWKIELESPNLPTVILPATLKNIKQKKIVELKENRVQTLKNFTSGHIMLEVRQNDGMFFLDFGSDVILSSGLVGLNNLGNTCFMNSALQCLMHIPELNSYFLYRYFEGELNRTNPLGNGGEVAQSFGALITSMFDKKYIGTQTSYAPRDFKYTIGHFNSMFSGYHQQDSQEFIAYLLDGLHEDLNRVITKPYVERPELAEGETQHDEAIMALAKKCWDAHKLRNNSVIVDLFVALYKSTLTCPECNKISITFDPYNDLTLPLPNNKTWSSKLSILPNKGLPFTVKAKVQTDMSYGDFKKYIGEHTGINPNDLIGVIVYRYAITTVFEDPKFDSEKTAISDLIPADEDIWFYEVPRENETSMLFPVYSVPKGNHYKNNFALPFIISLTDEDRLSYGKIQQKLNAKYSQLSKNEVFKNHADTEYGKYTFSDFKDTEGFMKCDGDSKDTLHYRSFVEQVERGLVEEDDVASMISYASPLSSTDELFVTKILDPTNGNDSVGSREITSPFFLPTVAKYIWKNDLPNLLDELPRLKRQLYLYKGQDMEGIKCNQRVDEKFTDKLDKDGYVDEAPKPHGEVMGESGLEKSCRFIGTTSGSNGSSEVDTTPESAEYITANEHSDTMSEVSRYGSPSLSPSSRSSDSSSASSYTTSSSSSSSSSPSLSSRVPSSAVSISLLSNKNSNIGVTSYSKELRKEIIKPYVAIINEFEEDNYNACFAYNNTWVDLEFGIGKDLGEENESIENTSMKPLTLYDCLELFSKPEVLGSNDLWYCPACKEHRQATKKIELWSVPDILTIHLKRFKSYRSFSDKVDTTVEFPIEGLDLTFHVSGRDKGLIYDLFAVDNHFGGLGGGHYTSYVKNFVDGKWYYFDDSRVSPVDDPSEAIKGSAYLLFYRRRTETPLGGDFFENMASEVRKKREEVSKKLKEKLLRKNNSGNTIDSESSDEAPLNRTEEITENHLDVDDGNKRRKIKDNKEVQSVFCSSPRIENIRDDRDNNNGEGMGVNSYTKPIPYVFDGDKID